One Camelina sativa cultivar DH55 chromosome 3, Cs, whole genome shotgun sequence genomic window carries:
- the LOC104768083 gene encoding COBRA-like protein 6 yields MVADGYDPLDPFGKIIIKWDLLLSSPGRHSVQVTVENMQEYRHVEKPGWKLSWHWLNKEVIWDMRGAETTEQGNCSAFASSNNLPHCCLRRPTIVDLLPGASYNLQVSNCCRGGVLTSMSQDHANHVSTFTMDIGSSPDDPEKFNIPYNFDIGVPGYSCDNATSVAPTKFSTDKGRRKMQALATWEAVCVYSQFRSSQSPKCCVSLSAFYYQNIVPCPTCSCGCSSSPCVKKGEMPPYLEQKHDPYEEVSPVVTCSDHMCPIRIHWHVKVNYREYWRVKITATNLNTVKNYTNWNLVVLHPNLKSVQQVFSFNYKSLTPYQNSINDTGMFWGVQFYNDVLLQAGKIGNVQTELLLKKDMGNFTFKEGWAFPRRILFNGDECVMPSPDDYPRLPKSASLSSSSSSSTIISFVTVVFCFLLHLLLV; encoded by the exons ATGGTTGCAGATGGATACGATCCTTTGGATCCGTTCGGTAAAATCATTATCAAATGGGATCTCCTTTTATCTTCACCTGGCAGACACTCG GTACAAGTAACAGTAGAGAACATGCAAGAGTACCGGCACGTGGAGAAACCAGGGTGGAAGCTGAGTTGGCATTGGCTCAACAAAGAAGTGATATGGGACATGAGAGGAGCTGAGACGACCGAGCAAGGCAATTGCTCTGCCTTTGCCTCCAGCAACAACCTCCCTCACTGCTGTCTCCGCCGACCAACCATCGTCGATCTTCTTCCCGGAGCTTCTTACAACCTTCAGGTCTCTAACTGTTGCCGTGGAGGCGTCTTGACTTCCATGTCTCAGGACCACGCCAATCACGTCTCTACTTTCACAATGGACATTGGGAGCTCTCCTGATGACCCTGAAAAGTTCAATATCCCTTATAACTTCGATATTGGTGTCCCGGGTTATAGCTGCGACAATGCCACATCCGTGGCCCCGACCAAGTTTAGCACAGACAAGGGCCGTCGCAAAATGCAAGCTCTAG CAACATGGGAGGCAGTGTGCGTGTACTCGCAGTTTCGATCATCACAATCACCAAAGTGCTGCGTTTCACTCTCAGCATTCTACTACCAAAACATCGTTCCTTGTCCTACCTGTAGCTGCGGCTGCTCGAGTTCCCCTTGTGTCAA GAAAGGAGAAATGCCGCCATATCTGGAACAGAAACATGATCCATATGAGGAAGTATCACCAGTGGTGACATGTTCGGATCATATGTGTCCCATCCGCATCCACTGGCATGTGAAAGTGAACTATAGAGAGTATTGGAGGGTAAAGATCACAGCAACGAATCTCAACACAGTGAAGAATTACACTAATTGGAACTTAGTGGTGCTTCATCCAAACTTGAAAAGCGTCCAACAAGTCTTCAGCTTCAACTACAAGTCTTTGACGCCATATCAAAACAGCATCA ATGACACAGGGATGTTTTGGGGAGTGCAGTTTTACAATGATGTTTTGCTTCAAGCAGGAAAGATTGGGAATGTGCAAACAGAGTTATTGCTAAAGAAGGATATGGGAAATTTTACTTTCAAAGAAGGATGGGCATTCCCAAGGAGAATCTTGTTCAATGGGGATGAATGTGTTATGCCTTCACCAGATGACTATCCAAGGCTACCCAAATCtgcttcactttcttcttcatcttcctcctctactattattagttttgtcaccgttgttttctgttttctccttcatcttctacTTGTTTGA